A stretch of Nonomuraea africana DNA encodes these proteins:
- the mshB gene encoding N-acetyl-1-D-myo-inositol-2-amino-2-deoxy-alpha-D-glucopyranoside deacetylase — protein sequence MSDRRLLLVHAHPDDETIGTGATMAKYAAEGAHVTLVTCTLGEEGEVIPPELAHLAADGDDTLGEYRIGELDAACKAMGVEDHRFLGGPGRWRDSGMMGVAANHRPNAFWQADVDEAAALLVEVIREVRPQVMVTYDDNGYYGHPDHIQAHRVAWRAVELAADPLHGEGEPWRVAKVYYTATAKSVMRRTAEELAEAEVAFVPENVEDVPFGAADDEITTEVDARPYLGNKLDALRAHATQITVDAPWFALSNNIGQEAFGVEHFILRSGPRGETVPSLPVEAGGLGEPYALENDLFAGIH from the coding sequence ATGAGTGATCGACGCCTCCTGCTCGTGCACGCCCACCCCGACGACGAGACGATCGGGACCGGCGCGACGATGGCCAAGTACGCCGCGGAAGGGGCCCACGTCACGCTCGTGACCTGCACCCTGGGTGAGGAGGGCGAGGTCATCCCGCCCGAGCTGGCGCATCTGGCCGCCGACGGGGACGACACCCTCGGCGAGTACCGCATCGGGGAACTGGACGCCGCCTGCAAGGCGATGGGCGTCGAGGACCACCGCTTCCTCGGCGGGCCCGGCAGGTGGCGCGACAGCGGGATGATGGGCGTGGCCGCCAACCACCGGCCGAACGCCTTCTGGCAGGCCGACGTGGACGAGGCCGCGGCGCTCCTGGTGGAGGTCATCAGGGAGGTGCGCCCGCAGGTCATGGTCACCTACGACGACAACGGCTACTACGGGCATCCCGACCACATCCAGGCACACCGGGTCGCGTGGCGGGCCGTCGAGCTGGCCGCCGATCCCCTGCACGGCGAGGGCGAGCCGTGGCGGGTGGCCAAGGTCTACTACACCGCCACCGCCAAGTCCGTGATGCGCAGGACGGCCGAGGAACTCGCCGAGGCCGAGGTCGCGTTCGTCCCCGAGAACGTCGAGGACGTCCCGTTCGGCGCGGCGGACGACGAGATCACCACCGAGGTGGACGCCCGGCCGTACCTGGGGAACAAGCTCGACGCGCTGCGCGCGCACGCCACGCAGATCACGGTCGACGCGCCGTGGTTCGCGCTGTCCAACAACATCGGGCAGGAGGCGTTCGGGGTGGAGCACTTCATCCTGCGCAGCGGACCCCGCGGCGAGACGGTGCCGAGCCTGCCGGTCGAGGCGGGCGGGCTCGGCGAGCCTTACGCCCTTGAGAACGACCTGTTCGCAGGGATCCACTAA
- a CDS encoding penicillin acylase family protein, whose amino-acid sequence MRIRPYAWLPWPLRWLARLVTVLLALALVLAAVGVWITRQSFPQLDGAIKLPGLSAKVDVYRDTWGIPQIYADTSEDLFMAQGYVHAQDRFWEMDFRRHVTSGRLSELFGTATLTEDKVIRTMGWREVAEQELATLTDRTRSYLDAYAKGVNAWLAEHPNASAKSLEYSVLKLQNSGYTPEPWSPLDSVTWLKAMAWDLRSNLSDEISRAVAATRLPRERVNQLFPGYPFDRNPAIVTQGTISDEHFDHKSEPRLDEGAAATLTRAAEALSRVPDLMGTKEHDGIGSNSWVVSGEHTTTGKPLLANDPHLSAQLPSVWYQAGLHCRTKSEKCGYDVTGFTFSGVPGVIIGHNDKIAWGFTNLGPDVADLFLEQVKGDTYLYQGQWAKLETRKVQIKVAGGEPVTLTVRKTRHGPLINEVMGSVKPSGEANAVALQWTALSPGTAAEAIFELNAAGDWNEFRAAASLFDVPAQNLVFADTQGHIGYQAPGRIPVRAKGDGTWPVPGWTGEYEWRTAPIPYDQLPSVADPADGFVVTANNAVIDPGRYRPLLTKDWSYGYRAKRILERVQQAIKSGKIDAETMGRIQQDSRNGLAELLVPALLTIELAGPSAEAQGLLRGWDGSQDLDSAPAAYFNAVWRHLLIAAFNDDLPEGARPTGGDRWYEVVRNLLAAPADPFWDDVTTRGHTETRDDILRTAMADAHQELSGLLGPDVKAWRWGDLHRLTLTNQTFGTSGIGPIEALFNRGPFGSPGNKDAVNATGWNIQDDYAITAVPSMRMVIDLADLDRSRWINLTGASGHAFHDNYWDQAPLWANGETTPMHSKPDSIRKAAVNTLTLTP is encoded by the coding sequence GTGAGGATCAGGCCCTATGCGTGGTTGCCGTGGCCGCTGCGTTGGCTGGCACGGTTAGTGACGGTCCTCCTGGCCCTGGCACTGGTTCTCGCGGCCGTCGGCGTGTGGATCACGCGACAGTCGTTCCCGCAGCTGGACGGAGCGATCAAGCTCCCGGGGCTGTCCGCGAAGGTGGACGTCTACCGCGACACGTGGGGCATTCCGCAGATCTACGCCGACACCTCGGAAGACCTCTTCATGGCCCAGGGCTACGTCCACGCCCAGGACCGCTTCTGGGAGATGGACTTCCGCCGGCACGTCACCTCGGGCCGCCTCTCGGAGCTGTTCGGGACGGCGACGCTGACCGAGGACAAGGTCATCCGCACGATGGGCTGGCGCGAGGTGGCCGAGCAGGAGCTGGCGACGCTGACCGACCGCACCAGGAGCTACCTCGACGCCTACGCCAAGGGCGTCAACGCCTGGCTCGCGGAGCACCCGAACGCGTCCGCGAAGAGCCTCGAGTATTCGGTGCTCAAGCTGCAGAACTCCGGGTACACGCCCGAGCCGTGGAGCCCGCTCGACTCGGTGACCTGGCTCAAGGCCATGGCGTGGGACCTGCGCTCCAACCTCTCCGACGAGATCTCCAGGGCGGTGGCGGCCACCAGGCTGCCGAGGGAGCGCGTGAACCAGCTCTTCCCCGGCTACCCGTTCGACCGGAATCCGGCGATCGTGACCCAGGGCACGATCTCCGACGAGCACTTCGACCATAAGTCCGAGCCTCGGCTCGACGAGGGCGCCGCCGCCACCCTCACCAGGGCGGCGGAGGCACTGAGCAGGGTGCCCGACCTCATGGGCACCAAGGAGCACGACGGCATCGGGTCGAACTCGTGGGTGGTCTCCGGCGAGCACACCACGACGGGCAAGCCGCTGCTCGCCAACGACCCGCACCTGTCGGCGCAGCTGCCGTCAGTCTGGTACCAGGCGGGACTGCACTGCCGTACAAAGTCGGAAAAATGCGGATATGACGTGACAGGGTTTACCTTCTCCGGGGTGCCCGGCGTGATTATCGGACACAATGACAAGATCGCCTGGGGGTTCACCAACCTGGGCCCTGACGTCGCGGACCTCTTCCTCGAGCAGGTCAAGGGCGACACCTACCTCTACCAGGGCCAGTGGGCCAAGCTGGAGACCAGAAAGGTCCAGATCAAGGTCGCGGGCGGCGAGCCCGTCACCCTGACCGTGCGCAAGACCAGGCACGGCCCGCTGATCAACGAGGTGATGGGCAGCGTCAAGCCCTCCGGCGAGGCGAACGCCGTCGCCCTGCAGTGGACCGCGCTCTCCCCCGGCACCGCGGCCGAGGCGATCTTCGAGCTCAACGCGGCGGGCGACTGGAACGAGTTCCGCGCCGCCGCCTCGCTGTTCGACGTGCCCGCGCAGAACCTGGTCTTCGCCGACACCCAGGGCCACATCGGCTACCAGGCGCCCGGCCGCATCCCGGTGCGCGCCAAGGGCGACGGCACCTGGCCGGTGCCGGGCTGGACCGGCGAGTACGAGTGGCGGACCGCGCCCATCCCCTACGACCAGTTGCCCAGCGTCGCCGACCCCGCGGACGGCTTCGTCGTCACGGCCAACAACGCGGTCATCGACCCCGGCCGCTACCGGCCGCTGCTCACCAAGGACTGGTCGTACGGCTACCGCGCCAAGCGCATCCTCGAACGCGTCCAGCAGGCGATCAAGTCAGGCAAGATCGACGCCGAGACCATGGGCCGCATCCAGCAGGACTCCCGCAACGGCCTGGCCGAGCTCCTCGTCCCCGCCCTGCTCACGATCGAGCTCGCCGGACCCAGTGCCGAGGCCCAGGGGCTGCTGCGCGGCTGGGACGGCTCGCAGGATCTCGACTCCGCCCCCGCCGCCTACTTCAACGCGGTCTGGCGGCACCTGCTCATCGCCGCCTTCAACGACGACCTGCCCGAGGGCGCCCGGCCGACCGGCGGCGACCGCTGGTACGAGGTCGTGCGCAACCTGCTCGCGGCTCCGGCCGACCCGTTCTGGGACGACGTCACCACCAGGGGCCACACCGAGACGCGCGACGACATCCTGCGCACCGCCATGGCCGACGCCCACCAGGAGCTCTCCGGGCTGCTGGGCCCCGACGTCAAGGCCTGGCGCTGGGGCGATCTGCACCGGCTCACGCTGACCAACCAGACGTTCGGCACCTCAGGCATCGGCCCGATCGAGGCGCTGTTCAACCGCGGCCCCTTCGGCTCGCCGGGCAACAAGGACGCCGTCAACGCCACGGGCTGGAACATCCAGGACGACTACGCGATCACCGCCGTCCCCTCGATGCGGATGGTCATCGACCTCGCCGACCTCGACAGGTCCCGCTGGATCAACCTCACGGGCGCCTCGGGCCACGCCTTCCACGACAACTACTGGGACCAGGCGCCGCTCTGGGCGAACGGGGAGACGACGCCGATGCACTCCAAGCCCGACTCGATCAGGAAGGCCGCGGTGAACACCCTGACCCTCACACCGTGA
- a CDS encoding sigma factor-like helix-turn-helix DNA-binding protein — MNLSLSDLAPPLRWTSPVQIAPLADDPQLPEAWWQSIPLDRACAVIGAQAVAGRLADLAVATWGHLQLGDILPLLRFSDPAESERTPELLGRDVVHKLFSGVFERLLEPVAEVRPVPLPQLVDELFVSLDERQRTIARDRVYAEQRATLDELAQRFSVTRERIRQIERDLRDHVEAWLSSVTAAPLLAHVTWLRGRLGAAVPAEELADAVAWHRTELVSLGIPVWRFVRTLLTGYDQVDGWLIAGGADELREKTRQLFTEGPRPVGEAVAMTAQLGVREDVAERWLAAVPQLRVFEGHVMLWPRSVNEKAEAVLAVAGRPLTPEEIQERIGEDYSLVGIRNQLTADARFRRVDRNKYGLARWGGEEYLGIREMIAREIERAGGEASVNTIVTNLTSRYDVSESSVRAYSGGPGFERSQRGWIRVAAPDQPGYQPRKDVSETRRCFRSRDGRWWHRVDVNAEHLRGSGSPLPTGFAAHLGMAPGGSLTASAPSGDVVISWHNQPTMGSIRNVLAEFNASEGDHVFLTVSDGGELLTRFLPAAQPALRPLNRALHLIGYTAPVNSEAEGLRLIGARVGLPETATREEVLARLRERGDRDILAFLGE, encoded by the coding sequence ATGAATCTCAGCCTGAGCGACCTCGCGCCACCCTTGCGCTGGACGTCCCCCGTCCAGATCGCACCGCTCGCGGACGATCCTCAGCTGCCCGAAGCATGGTGGCAGTCGATCCCGCTGGACCGCGCGTGCGCCGTCATCGGCGCGCAGGCCGTCGCCGGACGCCTCGCCGACCTCGCCGTCGCCACGTGGGGGCATCTGCAACTCGGCGACATCCTGCCGTTGCTGAGGTTCTCCGACCCCGCCGAGAGCGAGCGGACGCCTGAGCTGCTCGGCCGCGACGTGGTTCACAAGCTGTTCAGCGGTGTCTTCGAGCGGCTGCTCGAACCCGTCGCCGAGGTCCGGCCCGTTCCGCTGCCCCAGCTGGTCGACGAGCTGTTCGTCTCGCTCGACGAGCGTCAGCGGACGATCGCGCGCGACCGTGTCTACGCCGAGCAGCGGGCCACGCTCGACGAGCTGGCGCAGCGCTTCTCCGTGACCAGGGAGCGGATCAGGCAGATCGAGCGCGACCTGCGCGACCACGTGGAAGCCTGGCTCTCCTCCGTCACGGCGGCGCCGCTGTTGGCGCACGTGACGTGGCTGCGAGGGCGGCTGGGCGCCGCCGTACCCGCCGAGGAGCTGGCGGACGCGGTGGCGTGGCACCGTACGGAGCTGGTCTCGCTCGGCATCCCCGTGTGGCGCTTCGTGCGGACTCTGCTGACCGGCTACGACCAGGTGGACGGGTGGCTGATCGCGGGCGGCGCCGACGAGCTGAGGGAGAAGACCAGGCAGCTGTTCACCGAGGGACCGCGACCCGTCGGCGAGGCGGTCGCCATGACCGCCCAGCTCGGCGTCCGCGAGGACGTGGCGGAGCGGTGGCTGGCCGCCGTGCCGCAACTGCGGGTCTTCGAGGGACATGTCATGCTCTGGCCGCGCAGCGTCAACGAGAAGGCCGAGGCGGTGCTGGCCGTCGCGGGCCGGCCGCTCACCCCTGAGGAGATCCAGGAGCGGATCGGCGAGGACTACAGCCTGGTCGGCATCCGCAACCAGCTCACGGCCGACGCGCGCTTCCGCAGGGTCGACAGGAACAAGTACGGCCTGGCACGGTGGGGCGGCGAGGAGTACCTGGGGATCAGGGAGATGATCGCCAGGGAGATCGAGCGGGCCGGCGGCGAGGCCTCGGTCAACACCATCGTGACGAACCTGACCTCCCGCTACGACGTCAGCGAGAGCTCGGTCCGCGCCTACTCCGGCGGGCCGGGGTTCGAGCGGTCGCAGCGCGGCTGGATCAGGGTGGCGGCGCCCGACCAGCCCGGTTACCAGCCGCGCAAGGACGTCTCGGAGACGCGGCGCTGCTTCAGGTCGCGTGACGGGCGCTGGTGGCACCGGGTGGACGTCAACGCCGAGCACCTGCGCGGCTCGGGCTCCCCACTCCCCACCGGCTTCGCCGCGCATCTCGGCATGGCGCCCGGCGGTTCCCTGACCGCCTCCGCGCCCTCCGGCGACGTGGTGATCTCCTGGCACAACCAGCCGACCATGGGGTCGATCAGGAACGTGCTGGCGGAGTTCAACGCCTCCGAGGGCGACCACGTGTTCCTCACGGTGTCCGACGGAGGGGAGCTGCTCACCCGCTTCCTGCCCGCGGCCCAGCCGGCTCTCCGGCCGCTGAACCGGGCGCTGCACCTGATCGGGTACACGGCCCCGGTGAACTCCGAGGCGGAGGGCCTGCGGCTGATCGGGGCCAGGGTCGGGCTGCCGGAGACCGCGACGCGCGAAGAGGTGCTGGCGCGCCTGCGGGAGCGCGGCGACCGGGACATCCTGGCCTTCCTGGGCGAGTAG
- a CDS encoding MBL fold metallo-hydrolase, with translation MSQTTQRSAPVRPASFRDRSTAPLPAFRELVSVAWHGGLRTDIGDIDQIPVLRGGLPQLTGTVVTWVGHATYVLQVEGLTILTDPVWSRKIPGVRQRLTPPGVAWSDLPRIDAVVISHNHYDHLDAPTVRRLPRTTPVFVPANLARWFTRRGFRHVTELDWWEGATLGGVSFDFVPAHHWSRRTLWDTCKTLWGGWVINKSIYFAGDTAYGPRLAEIGARFPGLDLALLPVGAYEPRWFTKGNHVNPAEAVQACLDVGAPRMATMHWGTFVLSGEPLLEPVRLARQEWEARGLPRADLWDLAVGESRLLTV, from the coding sequence ATGTCACAGACCACCCAGCGGAGCGCCCCCGTCCGGCCGGCCTCGTTCAGGGACCGGTCGACCGCGCCGCTTCCCGCCTTCCGTGAGCTGGTGAGCGTCGCCTGGCACGGAGGCCTGCGCACCGACATCGGCGACATCGACCAGATCCCGGTGCTCAGGGGTGGCCTGCCCCAGCTCACGGGCACGGTGGTCACCTGGGTGGGCCACGCGACCTACGTGCTCCAGGTCGAAGGGCTGACCATCCTCACCGACCCCGTGTGGTCCAGGAAGATCCCGGGTGTACGGCAGCGCCTCACCCCGCCGGGCGTGGCCTGGAGCGACCTGCCGAGGATCGACGCGGTCGTGATCAGCCACAACCACTACGACCACCTCGACGCCCCCACGGTCAGACGGTTACCCAGGACCACGCCGGTCTTCGTCCCGGCCAACCTCGCCCGATGGTTCACCAGGCGGGGTTTTCGCCACGTCACCGAGCTGGACTGGTGGGAGGGCGCGACCCTGGGCGGGGTCAGCTTCGACTTCGTGCCGGCCCACCACTGGAGCCGCCGGACGCTCTGGGACACCTGCAAGACCCTGTGGGGCGGCTGGGTGATCAACAAGTCGATCTACTTCGCCGGCGACACCGCCTACGGCCCGCGCCTGGCCGAGATCGGCGCCCGGTTTCCCGGCCTCGACCTGGCGCTGCTGCCGGTCGGCGCCTACGAGCCGCGCTGGTTCACCAAGGGCAACCACGTCAACCCCGCCGAAGCCGTCCAGGCCTGCCTGGACGTGGGCGCGCCGCGGATGGCGACCATGCACTGGGGCACGTTCGTGCTGTCAGGCGAGCCGCTGCTGGAGCCGGTGCGGCTGGCGAGGCAGGAGTGGGAGGCGCGCGGCCTGCCGCGCGCCGACCTGTGGGACCTCGCGGTGGGCGAGTCGCGCCTGCTCACGGTGTGA
- a CDS encoding DUF6113 family protein encodes MEQRSHAESALAGAAYGMLVVLGVVLGVVGGFTHAWYLGDSFPAAAIGWVPVLFGLCLLAGKMMRAKLGASAVAIGWLLVSMVFSLRRAAGDLVIAGDAAGFIYLYGGMVVVVIAVLLSPSSGGSWLLRGYDQPPPPNA; translated from the coding sequence ATGGAGCAAAGGAGCCACGCCGAGTCAGCTCTGGCCGGGGCCGCGTACGGCATGCTGGTCGTGCTGGGGGTCGTCCTCGGCGTGGTGGGCGGGTTCACCCACGCGTGGTACCTCGGCGACTCCTTCCCCGCGGCGGCCATCGGCTGGGTTCCCGTGCTGTTCGGGCTGTGTCTCCTCGCGGGGAAGATGATGCGCGCCAAGCTCGGCGCCTCGGCGGTGGCGATCGGCTGGCTGCTGGTGTCGATGGTGTTCTCGCTGAGGCGGGCGGCGGGCGACCTGGTGATCGCCGGTGACGCCGCGGGCTTCATCTACCTCTACGGCGGAATGGTGGTGGTGGTGATCGCCGTCCTGCTGTCGCCATCGTCGGGCGGCTCGTGGCTCCTGAGGGGCTACGACCAGCCACCACCTCCCAACGCCTGA
- a CDS encoding UvrD-helicase domain-containing protein has protein sequence MPRLAIAPDFPRELSALAPPARREVMAALPALLTHVPVPEGVGTLRMAEEHMAVVVRQGDVSWLLTLLPDAEAEAYARRHAFSVNPVIGVVEQWDAEALGLVEHALRRSAGHARLFEPVSDTDLLSLGIDLALLPIIRLIGNEADVEALEPLLPPTQYLPLSVMARGGSLPEAWKELDSRRTSWDPPEPIDTSDLYAALVRSPDRAVFAATDEELERIVTAPDWCVFLHPPQHRLARADHYEHPVLVTGGAGTGKTLIALHRAAHLAAHGNGPVLLVTFTQSLATDLSARLDILIEDESVRKRIDVCNVDRLAIRIVADVEGRQPALVGPGARSLTELTDEALRLLTRATGDLLDDVLSFGEPGRKPYRHIVVDEAQDVSPAQWRLLRAAVPRAPDDLFVVGDPHQRITDHRIALGAVGIHAVQHGLSISYRLPHELLSFGVRLRGGGPTLGLVKGVQELRGFRSTRHGERPTVRAYDTPEAELAGLVTTIESWREEGVPSAEIAVAARTTRLVKAAKEALRQARQEVRVTTLHGLKGLEFENVALVGITEGVVPEPLPADPGDRARVLQRERGLLYVACTRARSVLYVSHSGRGSPFLSS, from the coding sequence GTGCCGCGGCTCGCGATCGCCCCCGACTTCCCCAGGGAGCTCAGCGCTCTGGCCCCGCCTGCGCGCAGGGAGGTCATGGCCGCGTTGCCCGCGCTGCTGACGCACGTCCCCGTCCCCGAAGGGGTGGGGACGCTGCGGATGGCCGAGGAGCACATGGCCGTCGTCGTACGGCAGGGCGATGTCTCGTGGCTGCTCACCCTGCTGCCCGACGCCGAGGCCGAGGCCTACGCCAGGCGGCACGCCTTCAGCGTCAACCCGGTCATCGGGGTGGTCGAGCAGTGGGACGCCGAGGCGCTCGGCCTGGTCGAGCACGCCCTGCGCCGCTCGGCGGGCCACGCCAGGCTGTTCGAGCCGGTCAGCGACACTGACCTGCTGAGCCTGGGAATCGATCTCGCGCTGCTGCCGATCATCAGGCTGATCGGCAACGAGGCGGACGTGGAGGCGCTCGAACCGCTGCTGCCGCCCACGCAGTACCTTCCGCTCTCGGTCATGGCCAGGGGCGGCTCGCTGCCCGAGGCGTGGAAGGAGCTCGACTCCCGCCGCACCTCGTGGGACCCGCCCGAGCCGATCGACACCTCTGACCTGTACGCGGCGCTGGTCCGCAGCCCTGACAGAGCGGTGTTCGCCGCCACGGACGAGGAGCTGGAGCGGATCGTCACCGCGCCGGACTGGTGCGTCTTCCTGCACCCGCCGCAACACCGGCTGGCGCGCGCCGACCACTACGAGCATCCCGTGCTCGTCACCGGCGGCGCGGGCACCGGCAAGACCCTCATCGCCCTGCACCGGGCCGCGCACCTGGCCGCGCACGGGAACGGGCCGGTGCTGCTGGTGACGTTCACGCAGAGTCTGGCCACCGACCTGTCGGCGAGGCTCGACATCCTCATCGAGGACGAGTCCGTCCGTAAGCGCATCGACGTCTGCAACGTCGACCGGCTGGCGATCAGGATCGTGGCCGACGTGGAGGGGCGGCAGCCCGCCCTCGTCGGCCCGGGGGCCCGCTCGCTGACCGAGCTGACCGACGAGGCGCTGCGGCTGCTCACCAGGGCCACCGGCGATCTGCTCGATGACGTGCTGAGCTTCGGTGAGCCCGGGCGCAAGCCGTACCGGCACATCGTGGTGGACGAGGCGCAGGACGTCAGCCCCGCGCAGTGGCGGCTGCTGCGCGCGGCGGTGCCGCGCGCGCCCGACGACCTGTTCGTGGTCGGCGACCCGCACCAGCGCATCACCGACCATCGCATCGCCCTGGGCGCGGTCGGCATCCATGCCGTCCAGCACGGCCTGAGCATCTCCTACCGGCTGCCGCACGAACTGCTCTCCTTCGGTGTCCGGCTGCGCGGTGGCGGGCCGACGCTCGGCCTGGTCAAGGGGGTGCAGGAGCTGCGCGGCTTCCGCAGCACCCGCCACGGCGAGCGGCCGACGGTCCGGGCCTACGACACGCCGGAGGCCGAGCTGGCCGGACTGGTGACGACGATCGAGTCGTGGCGGGAGGAGGGGGTGCCCAGCGCGGAGATCGCCGTGGCCGCGCGCACCACTCGCCTGGTCAAGGCGGCCAAGGAGGCGTTGCGTCAGGCCAGGCAGGAGGTCAGGGTGACCACTCTGCACGGCCTGAAGGGCCTGGAGTTCGAGAACGTCGCGCTGGTCGGCATCACCGAGGGTGTGGTGCCCGAACCGCTACCCGCCGACCCCGGTGACCGGGCGCGAGTGCTGCAGCGCGAGCGGGGTCTGCTCTACGTTGCCTGTACGCGGGCCAGGTCCGTGCTCTACGTTTCCCATTCGGGAAGAGGTAGCCCTTTTTTGTCGTCCTAA
- the cysS gene encoding cysteine--tRNA ligase, which yields MLRIYDTRTRQVEDIPQARALRMYTCGPTVYRYAHVGNLRSYLLSDLIRRILERRRVRMLVCQNITDVGHLVDDAEIGEDKIVAQAREEGRSTLDIARFYEDAFRRDTAALNLRPPEHTPRATEAIDLMIELIAKLIEKGHAYTVPDGSVFFAAETFPSYGEISGNRLDALKPGHRVEGVDPRKRFHADWALWKHSHRELAWDTPWGGRGFPGWHIECSAMSLRYLGEHIDIHTGGIDLRFPHHEDERAQSDSAAGHEVVRRWVHGEHLLFDGRKMAKSTGNVVLLADVEAEGIDPLAVRLAFMEHRYRQQMNLTWDTLRAADRTLRRWRTRVAEWAESPSAPLDQQAVRQAEAAFDDDLDTPAALRVLRELERDESVAPGSKFESFLHLDHVLGLDLSSEIGRVRVLPSGAAELLEQRARARREHDWAAADRLRDELATLGVKVADTPDGQTWA from the coding sequence ATGTTGAGGATCTACGACACGCGTACCAGGCAGGTCGAGGACATCCCCCAGGCGCGAGCGCTGCGGATGTACACCTGCGGTCCGACCGTCTACCGGTACGCGCATGTCGGGAACCTGCGCTCCTACCTGCTGTCCGACCTCATCAGGAGGATCCTGGAACGCCGGCGGGTCCGCATGCTCGTCTGCCAGAACATCACCGACGTCGGTCACCTGGTCGACGACGCCGAGATCGGCGAGGACAAGATCGTCGCGCAGGCGCGTGAGGAGGGCAGGTCCACGCTCGACATCGCCAGGTTCTACGAGGACGCCTTCCGCCGCGACACCGCCGCGCTGAACCTGCGCCCGCCCGAGCACACCCCCCGCGCGACCGAGGCCATCGACCTCATGATCGAGCTGATCGCCAAGCTGATCGAGAAGGGCCACGCCTACACCGTGCCCGACGGCTCGGTCTTCTTCGCCGCCGAGACCTTCCCCTCGTACGGGGAGATCTCCGGCAACCGGCTCGACGCGCTCAAGCCGGGGCACCGGGTCGAGGGCGTCGACCCGCGCAAGCGCTTCCACGCCGACTGGGCCCTGTGGAAGCACTCGCACCGCGAGCTGGCCTGGGACACCCCGTGGGGCGGGCGCGGCTTTCCCGGCTGGCACATCGAGTGCTCGGCCATGTCGCTGCGCTACCTCGGCGAGCACATCGACATCCACACCGGCGGCATCGACCTGCGCTTCCCGCACCACGAGGACGAGCGCGCGCAGTCCGACAGCGCGGCGGGGCACGAGGTCGTGCGGCGGTGGGTGCATGGGGAGCACCTGCTGTTCGACGGGCGCAAGATGGCCAAGTCCACGGGCAACGTGGTGCTGCTGGCCGACGTGGAAGCCGAGGGGATCGACCCGCTGGCCGTACGGCTGGCCTTCATGGAGCACCGCTACCGGCAGCAGATGAACCTGACCTGGGACACCCTGCGGGCGGCCGACCGCACGCTGCGCCGCTGGCGGACCAGGGTCGCCGAGTGGGCGGAGTCGCCGTCCGCGCCTCTCGACCAGCAGGCCGTACGGCAGGCGGAGGCCGCCTTCGACGACGACCTCGACACGCCCGCGGCCCTCAGGGTGCTCCGGGAGCTCGAACGCGACGAGAGCGTCGCGCCGGGCTCGAAGTTCGAGTCCTTCCTCCATCTCGACCACGTGCTGGGCCTCGACCTCTCGTCGGAGATCGGCAGGGTGCGGGTGCTGCCGTCCGGCGCCGCCGAGCTCCTGGAGCAGCGCGCCCGCGCCAGGCGGGAGCACGACTGGGCGGCCGCCGACCGCCTGCGCGACGAGCTGGCGACGCTCGGCGTGAAGGTCGCCGACACCCCCGACGGCCAGACCTGGGCCTGA